Proteins from a single region of Hordeum vulgare subsp. vulgare chromosome 6H, MorexV3_pseudomolecules_assembly, whole genome shotgun sequence:
- the LOC123404779 gene encoding uncharacterized protein LOC123404779, translating into MEQQQQDGSGSGQPSRTPKALGGSAGKTRSCYRWAFDCLHLWMQPAVVPPPPAAAAADGRPRCWSSPKAAALALARVLCLCASACSYEAVLLGVHVDVAPPMPMRRRRRRRRSGRRYSGGMSPWAPPSYRGAVVRHALVRRLMLEELATRQREQLEAVYLRFLRSKDMWQPPGSSRLRRMSLPTDAAT; encoded by the exons atggagcagcagcagcaggatggCTCCGGCAGCGGGCAACCAAGCCGTACACC GAAAGCGCTCGGGGGCAGCGCCGGCAAGACGCGGTCGTGCTACAGGTGGGCGTTCGATTGCCTGCACCTGTGGATGCAGCCTGCCGtggtgccgccgccgccggctgcGGCGGCAGCGGATGGGAGGCCGCGCTGCTGGTCTTCTCCGAAGGCCGCGGCGTTGGCACTTGCGAGGGTTTTGTGCCTGTGCGCCTCGGCGTGCTCCTACGAGGCCGTTCTGCTGGGTGTTCACGTCGACGTTGCGCCGCCAATgccaatgaggaggaggaggaggaggaggcggagcggCAGGAGGTATTCTGGCGGCATGTCTCCTTGGGCGCCGCCGTCGTACAGAGGGGCGGTGGTGCGGCACGCGCTGGTGCGGCGGCTCATGCTGGAGGAGCTGGCCACCCGTCAGCGGGAGCAGCTGGAGGCGGTGTACCTCAGGTTCCTACGCTCCAAAGATATGTGGCAGCCGCCAGGGAGCAGCCGGCTTCGACGGATGTCACTGCCAACAGATGCCGCTACCTGA